The following are from one region of the Magallana gigas chromosome 6, xbMagGiga1.1, whole genome shotgun sequence genome:
- the LOC105332947 gene encoding recQ-like DNA helicase BLM has protein sequence MNGKAPRTFKFKKTLSLNKASNGVPALNKLETAQSSRFSTNEPSDLDGDDEWLTTRPYSFNEDSSNSAVNEESAVHPKPPIQNDNFIKKNAAGNRAILASGKNKKPQQTSIMSFAQKKKPVAAVAPHRSPVKAGDDCGAKRKRSPAKAIINILGDEDDDDDFLDDFEIPASPVVNRRSLNSTSSKKSAQETVKTSVSLNKTTEAERQIMDASGMTDLFGNSDSDEESFVATKRRRTLEEPTPTHQSTVGGSAVLEQSTGTDPTTGVRTEQQTAHIQQDPTDDSHSELFHTMEEVCDIVCKASTADLMSMFPQSYQRLQHLLALRKQLKDSCTVKDQHRAVTKRLSAPAGSLSSSAATNNVKLSTSNSPQRLQYQTPSAVKAVSQQANMKSCSTSSPVLPQRSVLLSNTSTPATDRNFNSPSSGQSKAFSFKKTTPIGFQSPIPCGESFFEEDAKLTQTHHSFISSFNKKSPSSSFKEPPVMNFNQSTNSLLNQSDTTCANQSTSSSHFNQSAAVTYNSFSTVEAPSRTDFSFDYKLNNDSGVIQTQSVRDKFSSSVPDSEEEADVIDQFPDDLFSPDDFDSEFTEEVKTDSLPQLSSPRRQSTNQSFASPPSTKHREEEENKEFDGYNFKHSTLMTETFHQVFGLREFRKNQLKAINAALLGNDCFILMPTGGGKSLCYQLPALVTGGVSIIISPLRALIQDQVTRLCSMDIAAGQLSSDMDQGQSDQIYRKMYYKTPEITLLYVTPEKISASGKLLGSLDNLHRRGKLTRFVIDEAHCVSQWGHDFRPDYKKLGILKQKYPGVPMMALTATANMRVRKDIIYQLGMKNPKCFVQSFNRPNLKFRVEPKKPSTLTADITKLIKEQFSGKCGIVYCLSRKECDTVAANLGKAGIQAVSYHAGLGDSDRITIQEKWLNGHRCKVICATIAFGMGIDKPDVRFVIHYSLPKSVEGFYQEAGRAGRDGQLAHCILYYTYQDVKRLRRIIEMDQAATFDSKRVHIDNLFRMVQYCENVADCRRSQILNYFGERDFNREECGNFRGAICDNCVSKESFSLRDVTDDVKAIVKCVQDLTVSGRRGNNYTLIYFVDIFRGAKTGKICDAGHDKVALYGRGKNYSRADAERLLRKLVIDAILHEDLQITAADTTACYIKLGPKANDVMMGRRKVELQVQGSRKRTEVAKIGKEPVSQRENAIEECLCELLEMAKTIAAEHGLRNYATVFPILTLRQLAEKTPLTVEEMTEKVDGLPKAKVNKYGAERFLDITKNYHLIMSNLQQEEVEADDSDVPEWESPYFVGESTTPSNQGRKRGSYKKRGFRGKKRGGGSKSSAGKSWNTSDKGNKFSSYKSRGSTKKVTGNFKRGGSSSSRGGSSNSRGGFSGGGLGFMPVPQPNRSFLSSGGGTFFG, from the exons ATGAATGGGAAAGCTCCCAG aacattcaaatttaagaaaactCTCAGCCTAAACAAAGCAAGCAATGGAGTACCAGCTTTAAATAAGCTGGAAACTGCTCAGTCTAGCAGATTTAGCACAAATGAGCCCAGTGATCTGGATGGAGACGATGAGTGGTTGACAACTCGTCCCTATTCTTTCAACGAAGACAGCTCAAATTCAGCCGTTAATGAAGAGTCTGCTGTACACCCAAAGCCACCAATACAGaatg ACAATTTTATCAAGAAGAATGCAGCAGGAAATAGAGCCATTTTGGCAAGTGGGAAAAATAAAAAg CCCCAGCAGACATCCATTATGTCATTTGCACAGAAGAAGAAGCCAGTGGCAGCAGTTGCCCCACACAG ATCACCTGTGAAGGCAGGGGATGATTGTGGGGCCAAAAGAAAGCGATCCCCTGCAAAAGCTATCATCAATATTCTTGgtgatgaagatgatgatgatgatttctTGGATGATTTTGAAATTCCAG cATCTCCTGTGGTAAACAGAAGAAGTCTCAACTCAACCAGCAGTAAGAAG agTGCACAAGAAACAGTGAAAACATCTGTATCTCTGAACAAAACCACAGAAGCTGAGAGACAGATCATGGACGCCTCAGGG ATGACTGATTTGTTTGGAAACAGTGATTCAGATGAAGAGAGTTTTGTGGCAACAAAGCGCCGTAGAACTCTTGAGGAGCCCACCCCTACCCACCAGTCTACAGTGGGGGGTAGTGCTGTGTTAGAACAGTCTACTGGTACAGATCCCACCACTGGTGTCAGGACCGAGCAGCAGACTGCCCACATACAACAG GACCCTACAGATGACAGTCATTCTGAGCTGTTTCACACGATGGAGGAGGTGTGTGACATCGTGTGTAAGGCCAGCACGGCTGATCTCATGTCCATGTTTCCCCAGAGTTACCAGCGCCTACAGCACCTACTGGCCCTCAG AAAACAGTTAAAGGATTCCTGTACAGTAAAAGATCAGCATAGAGCAGTCACCAAGAGGCTGTCAGCCCCTGCAGGTTCCCTCTCAAGCAGTGCAGCAACAAACAATGTGAAACTGTCAACCAGTAACTCCCCACAAAGATTGCAATATCAGACACCCAGCGCAGTGAAAGCTGTGTCCCAACAGGCCAACATGAAGTCCTGTAGTACCTCTAGTCCAGTCCTACCTCAGAGATCAGTGTTGTTGTCAAATACCTCAACCCCAGCCACAGACAGAAACTTCAATTCTCCAAGTTCTGGTCAGAGTAAGGCTTTCTCCTTCAAGAAAACTACCCCAATTGGTTTCCAATCCCCGATTCCATGTGGTGAAAGTTTCTTTGAAGAAGATGCTAAATTAACCCAGACACACCACAGTTTCATCAGTTCATTCAACAAAAAGTCCCCAAGTTCTTCTTTTAAAGAACCACCTGTAATGAATTTTAACCAGTCAACTAATTCATTACTGAACCAATCAGATACTACATGTGCTAACCAATCAACTTCTTCCTCACATTTCAACCAATCAGCAGCAGTCACTTATAACTCCTTCAGTACTGTTGAAGCCCCTTCTAGGACTGACTTTAGCTTTGACTATAAATTAAACAATGACAGTGGTGTGATTCAAACCCAGTCAGTGAGGGACAAATTTTCATCCAGTGTGCCTGATTCAGAGGAGGAGGCTGATGTGATTGATCAATTTCCAGATGATCTGTTTTCTCCTGATGATTTTGATTCTGAATTTACAGAGGAAGTGAAGACAGACTCTCTACCCCAGCTCTCCTCTCCCCGAAGACAAAGCACCAATCAAAGCTTTG CCTCTCCACCAAGTACAAAACATAGAGAAGAGGAAGAGAACAAGGAATTTGATGGATACAATTTTAAGCACAGTACCCTTATGACTGAGACTTTTCATCAGGTGTTTGGACTGCGGGAATTCAGGAAAAACCAACTCAAGGCCATCAATGCTGCCCTGCTGGGAAATGACTGCTTTATTCTCATGCCGACAG GCGGTGGGAAGAGTCTGTGCTACCAGCTGCCTGCCCTGGTAACAGGGGGTGTGTCCATCATCATCTCACCCCTCAGGGCACTGATACAGGACCAGGTTACACGACTCTGCTCTATGGAT aTAGCAGCAGGACAGTTGTCCTCAGACATGGACCAGGGCCAGTCTGATCAGATCTACAGAAAGATGTATTACAAAACTCCTGAGATCACGCTGCTTTATGTTACCCCAGAGAAG ATATCTGCTAGTGGTAAGCTTTTGGGAAGTCTGGACAATTTACACAGGAGAGGAAAGTTGACTAGATTTGTGATTGATGAAGCCCACTGTGTGAGCCAG TGGGGCCATGATTTCAGACCAGACTACAAGAAACTGGGGATTCTGAAACAGAAGTACCCCGGGGTTCCCATGATGGCCCTGACTGCCACAGCCAACATGAGGGTCCGTAAAGACATCATCTATCAGCTGGGAATGAAGAACCCTAAATG CTTTGTTCAAAGTTTCAATCGTCCAAATCTGAAGTTCCGAGTGGAGCCAAAGAAACCATCGACACTGACAGCTGATATCACCAAACTGATAAAGGAGCAGTTTTCTGGAAAATGTGGCATAGTGTACTGTCTCTCAAG AAAGGAGTGTGATACAGTAGCTGCAAACTTGGGTAAGGCAGGCATTCAGGCTGTGTCCTACCATGCTGGACTGGGGGACAGTGACAGAATCACTATCCAGGAGAAATGGTTGAACGGACACCGCTGTAAG GTCATTTGTGCCACCATTGCGTTTGGGATGGGGATCGACAAACCAGATGTGCGGTTTGTTATTCACTACTCCTTACCCAAGTCAGTGGAGGGCTTCTATCAGGAGGCGGGGCGGGCGGGGAGAGACGGACAGCTGGCCCACTGCATCCTGTACTACACCTACCAGGACGTCAAACGGCTGCGCAGGATTATAGAGA TGGACCAAGCAGCTACGTTTGACTCTAAGAGAGTTCACATAGACAACTTGTTCAGGATGGTTCAGTACTGTGAGAACGTGGCCGACTGTCGACGTTCTCAGATCCTGAATTACTTTGGAGAGCGAGACTTTAACAGAGAGGAGTGTGGAAACTTCCGCGGAGCAATCTGTGACAACTGTGTATCAAAG GAGTCCTTCTCGCTTCGTGATGTAACAGATGATGTTAAGGCGATTGTGAAATGTGTTCAAGATTTGACTGTCAGTGGAAGAAGGGGAAACAACTACACTCTCATCTATTTTGTGGACATATTCAggg GAGCCAAGACTGGCAAGATTTGTGATGCTGGACATGACAAGGTAGCTCTGTATGGTCGGGGGAAGAACTACAGTCGGGCGGACGCTGAGAGACTACTCAGGAAGTTAGTGATTGACGCCATCCTACATGAGGACCTCCAGATCACGGCAGCTGACACCACGGCATGTTACATCAAGCTCGGACCTAAAGCTAATGATGTCATGATGGGCAGGCGAAAG GTGGAATTACAAGTCCAGGGGAGCAGAAAGAGAACAGAGGTGGCAAAGATTGGGAAAGAGCCAGTCAGTCAGAGGGAAAATGCTATTGAAGAATGTCTGTGTGAGCTCCTGGAAATGGCCAAAACTATTG CTGCTGAGCATGGACTACGAAATTACGCCACTGTGTTCCCTATTCTAACTCTGAGACAGCTGGCAGAGAAGACACCACTGACTGTGGAGGAAATGACAGAGAAGGTTGATGGTTTGCCAAAGGCTAAAGTCAACAAATACGGAGCTGAAAGATTCTTGGACATTacgaaaaattatcatttaattatgTCAA ACTTGCAGCAGGAGGAGGTAGAGGCTGATGACTCGGACGTCCCCGAGTGGGAGTCGCCGTACTTTGTGGGTGAGTCCACCACCCCCTCAAACCAAGGCAGAAAGCGGGGATCCTATAAAAAG AGAGGATTTAGAGGAAAGAAGAGAGGAGGTGGCAGTAAATCTAGTGCTGGAAAATCTTG GAATACATCTGACAAAGGGAACAAATTTTCATCCTACAAATCCCGGGGGTCAACTAAAAAGGTTACAGGTAATTTCAAAAGGGGAGGATCAAGTAGTTCGCGTGGTGGATCCAGCAATTCTAGAGGTGGATTTAGTGGAGGAGGGCTAGGATTCATGCCTGTACCCCAGCCTAACCGGTCCTTCCTTAGCAGTGGCGGTGGTACTTTCTTTGGATGA
- the LOC105332946 gene encoding large ribosomal subunit protein eL36 isoform X2, translated as MGIKYNMAIGLNKGHRTIPLKSGRKNRPTRRRGALTKHARFVRDLVREITGFAPYERRMQELLRIQKDKRALKFAKRRLGSHIRAKRKREEMQAVLQKMRKAQKEQK; from the exons ATGGGTATCAAGTATAATATGGCCATTGGCCTAAATAAAGGCCATAGAACCATTCCTCTGAAATCTGGCAGGAAAAATAGACCCACGAGAAGGAGAGGG GCTTTAACTAAGCATGCAAGATTTGTCAGAGACTTAGTGAGAGAAATCACAGGATTTGCTCCCTACGAAAGACGCATGCAGGAGTTGTTGAGAATTCAGAAAGACAAAAGAGCACTCAAATTTGCCAAGAGAAGG CTTGGATCACACATTAGGGCCAAGAGGAAGAGGGAAGAAATGCAGGCAGTATTGCAGAAGATGAGAAAGGCACAGAAAGAACAGAAATAA
- the LOC105332946 gene encoding large ribosomal subunit protein eL36 isoform X1, producing MNQGPTTQFSLPFPVCPSTIVMGIKYNMAIGLNKGHRTIPLKSGRKNRPTRRRGALTKHARFVRDLVREITGFAPYERRMQELLRIQKDKRALKFAKRRLGSHIRAKRKREEMQAVLQKMRKAQKEQK from the exons ATGAACCAAGGGCCGACTACCCAATTTTCACTTCCTTTTCCGGTTTGCCCATCAACAATCG TCATGGGTATCAAGTATAATATGGCCATTGGCCTAAATAAAGGCCATAGAACCATTCCTCTGAAATCTGGCAGGAAAAATAGACCCACGAGAAGGAGAGGG GCTTTAACTAAGCATGCAAGATTTGTCAGAGACTTAGTGAGAGAAATCACAGGATTTGCTCCCTACGAAAGACGCATGCAGGAGTTGTTGAGAATTCAGAAAGACAAAAGAGCACTCAAATTTGCCAAGAGAAGG CTTGGATCACACATTAGGGCCAAGAGGAAGAGGGAAGAAATGCAGGCAGTATTGCAGAAGATGAGAAAGGCACAGAAAGAACAGAAATAA